From the Candidatus Krumholzibacteriota bacterium genome, one window contains:
- a CDS encoding HU family DNA-binding protein, protein MRMTKADIVEEITESTDLNKKEAFVVVDLIIENIKKALSEGDKIELRGFGSFKVKMRKQRKARNPRTGETVDVPAKLVPYFKVSKALKKKVNSIS, encoded by the coding sequence ATGAGAATGACCAAAGCGGATATAGTTGAAGAAATAACAGAGAGTACAGATCTCAATAAGAAAGAGGCTTTTGTAGTTGTTGATCTTATAATCGAAAATATCAAAAAAGCACTTTCTGAAGGTGACAAGATTGAATTAAGAGGGTTTGGAAGCTTTAAAGTGAAAATGAGAAAGCAGAGAAAAGCAAGAAATCCGAGAACCGGCGAAACGGTTGACGTTCCGGCAAAACTTGTACCGTATTTCAAAGTATCAAAAGCTTTAAAGAAAAAGGTCAACTCTATTAGTTGA